From the Candidatus Peribacteria bacterium genome, one window contains:
- a CDS encoding DUF1428 domain-containing protein yields the protein MRYVDGYVFPLPTKNLAAYKKMAGEGGKMWMKHGALQYVECIGDDLTPEHSTMPFPKMAKAKDGETVVFSFIIYKSKAHRDRVNAKVMKEMESTYTEADAKNMPFDMKRIAVGGFSVLVDLMAK from the coding sequence ATGCGTTACGTCGATGGTTATGTTTTCCCTCTTCCGACCAAGAACCTTGCTGCCTATAAAAAGATGGCGGGTGAGGGTGGCAAGATGTGGATGAAGCACGGTGCTCTTCAGTATGTTGAATGCATCGGTGATGATCTGACACCTGAACACTCCACGATGCCTTTCCCGAAAATGGCCAAAGCGAAAGACGGCGAGACAGTCGTTTTCTCCTTCATCATCTACAAGTCGAAAGCACACCGCGATCGCGTAAATGCAAAGGTCATGAAAGAAATGGAGTCGACCTATACAGAGGCCGATGCCAAAAACATGCCCTTCGATATGAAGCGCATCGCAGTCGGCGGCTTCAGTGTTCTTGTGGATCTGATGGCGAAATAG
- a CDS encoding SRPBCC domain-containing protein → MDTKTIHITRTFNAPLARVWQAFTDPEMIKLWWGPEHFTAPHADIDFREGGKYLYCMRGAMGPGMPEQDFWSGGVYEEIIPMQKIVCTDHFADKDGNLLNGKDVGMPGEWPDEMRVTFTFTEENGQTTLTLVHEGHPTGMAGDANVGWNQSLDKLEAAL, encoded by the coding sequence ATGGACACGAAGACCATCCATATCACCCGTACATTCAATGCGCCCCTTGCCCGTGTCTGGCAGGCATTTACAGATCCTGAGATGATTAAGCTCTGGTGGGGCCCTGAGCATTTCACGGCACCGCACGCAGATATCGATTTCCGCGAAGGTGGAAAATATCTCTACTGCATGCGCGGCGCGATGGGACCTGGCATGCCTGAGCAGGATTTCTGGAGCGGGGGAGTCTACGAGGAAATCATCCCGATGCAGAAGATTGTCTGCACCGATCACTTTGCAGACAAAGATGGAAATTTGCTGAACGGCAAAGACGTCGGTATGCCCGGAGAATGGCCGGATGAAATGCGTGTGACATTCACCTTTACGGAGGAAAATGGCCAGACAACTCTCACGCTTGTACACGAAGGACATCCTACCGGGATGGCCGGCGATGCGAATGTCGGTTGGAACCAGTCTTTGGACAAGCTCGAAGCAGCTCTGTAA
- a CDS encoding TfoX/Sxy family protein, with translation MATAQSTADYIVDQLSDLPGIRTRKMFGEYALYYQEKVIALICDDRLYVKKTKAGEECIDDIIEDAPYPGAKPYYLIDEARWEDREWLATLIEKTAAEIPTPRLKKK, from the coding sequence ATGGCAACCGCACAATCCACCGCTGATTATATTGTCGATCAACTGAGTGATTTGCCCGGTATCCGTACCAGGAAAATGTTTGGCGAATATGCGCTGTACTACCAGGAAAAAGTCATTGCTCTGATTTGTGATGACCGGCTGTATGTGAAGAAAACAAAGGCGGGGGAGGAGTGTATCGACGATATCATCGAAGACGCACCGTACCCCGGTGCCAAGCCGTATTACCTGATCGACGAAGCGCGGTGGGAGGATCGTGAATGGCTGGCTACTCTCATCGAGAAAACGGCGGCAGAGATACCGACGCCCAGACTTAAGAAAAAATAG
- a CDS encoding ATP-binding cassette domain-containing protein has product MEHGDVLLRFDDVTFHYDHRYPVLEEAAFSVRENAKLTIMGQNGAGKSTIFKLITKELKPQHGQIHLKKGATIGIAKQVVAHEDLDKTVRQYFEGAFHEKKFDIERDIARVLDIVNLKAALDKKIKDFSGGQKARLLLAYAIIQEPDILLLDEPTNNLDKAGIDHLTSFIVMYDKTCIVISHDADFLNSFTEGVLHLDAHTHKVQQFVGDYYNVVEEIAAQIEREQRQNARMEKDIQDQKDKINFFSHKGGKMRKLASKMRDNVEEAEENKVDVRREDKTIPPFTIEISDFQKPLAEITSVGIMKDHKPVRKNVSVTLRKRHRVLITGPNGIGKTTLLESMANGTEPGAKITPGVVVGYYRQDFSGLPFDKTVYEVLEEAMEAPNQQLIFQAAARFMLPGEKVQTKVRGLSEGQKGLLCFARFMLLKPTLLILDEPTNHINFRHIPVIADALNEYKGGMILISHDKDFVKSVEVNEELDLGAL; this is encoded by the coding sequence ATGGAACATGGTGATGTCCTCCTCCGGTTTGATGACGTGACGTTTCATTACGATCACCGCTACCCTGTGCTCGAGGAAGCTGCTTTTTCGGTCCGTGAGAACGCAAAGCTCACTATTATGGGCCAGAATGGTGCAGGCAAAAGCACGATTTTCAAACTGATCACAAAGGAGCTCAAGCCCCAGCATGGTCAAATCCATCTCAAAAAAGGAGCGACAATCGGTATTGCAAAGCAGGTGGTGGCGCATGAGGATCTGGACAAGACGGTGAGGCAGTACTTTGAAGGTGCGTTCCACGAAAAGAAGTTCGACATTGAGCGCGATATTGCCCGGGTGCTGGATATTGTGAACCTGAAGGCGGCACTCGATAAGAAAATCAAAGATTTCTCCGGAGGGCAGAAAGCGCGTCTGCTCCTTGCCTACGCCATTATCCAGGAGCCGGATATTCTGCTGCTCGATGAGCCGACCAATAACCTCGACAAGGCCGGTATCGATCATCTCACGAGTTTTATTGTGATGTACGACAAGACCTGCATCGTCATTTCCCACGATGCGGATTTCCTGAACAGCTTCACGGAAGGTGTGCTGCACCTCGATGCTCATACGCACAAGGTCCAGCAGTTCGTGGGGGACTACTACAATGTGGTGGAGGAAATTGCCGCGCAGATTGAACGCGAGCAGCGCCAGAACGCGCGCATGGAGAAAGACATTCAGGATCAGAAGGACAAGATCAACTTCTTCTCACACAAGGGAGGAAAGATGCGCAAGCTCGCGAGCAAAATGCGTGATAACGTGGAAGAAGCGGAAGAGAATAAGGTCGATGTCCGCCGCGAGGATAAAACCATTCCGCCGTTCACGATTGAGATTTCAGATTTCCAGAAACCGCTGGCCGAAATCACGTCGGTCGGCATTATGAAAGACCATAAGCCTGTGCGGAAGAATGTGTCTGTCACGCTTCGTAAGCGTCATCGTGTGCTCATTACCGGACCAAACGGCATCGGCAAAACCACGCTTCTTGAATCGATGGCTAATGGTACTGAGCCTGGTGCCAAGATTACGCCGGGTGTGGTAGTCGGGTATTACCGTCAGGATTTCTCCGGATTGCCGTTTGATAAAACAGTGTATGAAGTCCTGGAAGAAGCGATGGAAGCTCCGAATCAGCAGCTGATTTTCCAGGCCGCCGCGCGCTTCATGCTGCCGGGTGAAAAGGTGCAGACCAAAGTCCGCGGACTCTCCGAAGGGCAAAAAGGACTCCTCTGTTTCGCGCGCTTCATGCTCCTGAAACCGACCCTCCTGATTCTCGATGAGCCCACCAACCACATCAACTTCCGCCACATTCCGGTCATTGCCGACGCGCTGAACGAATACAAAGGCGGCATGATCCTCATCAGCCACGACAAGGATTTCGTGAAATCCGTGGAGGTAAATGAGGAGCTGGATTTGGGGGCGCTGTAA
- a CDS encoding MFS transporter, whose amino-acid sequence MKTFYHIIANTFIASLTTFVVWFALTFFVYLETKSVFATSVLAGVYLILMSSSSFWFGSIVDHHRKKSAMIFSSSVTLVIFSIAFAIYLLAPAEAFTSVSSPILWIFSTLILIGVIFGNIRNIALATLVTILVPEHDRDKANGLVGMVNGVTFLVVSVISGFLVAQGGMFYVMILSISLTLAVILHLLLLHVPEEKIVHTAEKPKKVDIRGTIAVISTIPGLFALIFFTTFNNFLGGAFMSLMDAYGLSLVSVQMWGIVWGILSTAFIVGGIIISKFGLGKNPLRSLFLTNITIWTVSMLFTVQPSIILLMVGMFIYLAVVPFIEASEHTIMQKVVPFERQGRVMGFAQSVEMAVSPLMAFLIGPLAQFFFIPFMSEGGQGAELIGSWFGVGTGRGIALVFTVIGIVGLCVTLIAMRSRFYTVLSKQYQTALSSD is encoded by the coding sequence ATGAAAACCTTCTACCATATTATTGCCAACACCTTCATTGCGTCTCTGACGACCTTTGTCGTGTGGTTTGCGCTGACGTTCTTTGTGTACCTTGAAACCAAATCCGTCTTTGCCACGTCGGTGCTTGCGGGTGTGTATCTCATCCTGATGTCGTCCTCCAGTTTCTGGTTCGGGAGCATTGTTGATCATCACCGGAAAAAGTCCGCGATGATTTTTTCGAGCAGTGTGACTCTCGTCATTTTCAGCATTGCCTTTGCCATCTATCTGCTAGCTCCTGCAGAAGCATTCACATCAGTCAGTAGCCCGATTCTGTGGATCTTCAGTACGCTTATTCTTATAGGTGTGATCTTCGGGAATATCCGTAATATCGCGCTGGCCACTCTCGTGACTATCCTTGTGCCGGAACATGACCGCGATAAAGCGAACGGACTGGTGGGTATGGTGAACGGTGTCACGTTCCTGGTGGTGTCGGTCATCTCCGGTTTTCTGGTCGCGCAGGGTGGCATGTTTTATGTGATGATTCTTTCGATCAGCCTCACACTCGCTGTCATCCTGCATCTGCTGCTCCTGCATGTTCCGGAAGAGAAGATTGTGCACACTGCAGAGAAGCCGAAGAAGGTGGATATCCGTGGTACCATCGCCGTCATCTCCACCATTCCCGGGCTCTTTGCCCTCATCTTTTTCACGACATTCAACAACTTCCTCGGAGGTGCCTTTATGTCTCTGATGGATGCGTACGGCCTCTCGCTCGTATCGGTGCAGATGTGGGGCATTGTGTGGGGAATCCTTAGCACCGCCTTCATTGTGGGTGGCATCATCATCTCCAAATTCGGTCTGGGAAAGAATCCGCTTCGCTCGCTGTTCCTGACAAACATCACCATTTGGACTGTCAGCATGCTCTTCACCGTTCAGCCTTCCATCATTCTTCTGATGGTCGGTATGTTCATTTACCTGGCAGTCGTGCCGTTTATTGAAGCGTCCGAGCACACCATCATGCAGAAGGTCGTGCCGTTCGAACGCCAGGGCCGCGTGATGGGCTTTGCACAGAGCGTTGAAATGGCAGTCTCCCCGCTGATGGCTTTTCTGATCGGCCCGCTTGCACAGTTCTTCTTCATTCCGTTTATGAGTGAAGGCGGACAGGGTGCAGAGCTGATCGGTTCCTGGTTTGGCGTTGGCACCGGCCGTGGTATTGCGCTTGTCTTCACTGTTATCGGTATTGTCGGACTATGTGTCACGCTCATCGCTATGCGCTCACGGTTTTACACAGTGCTGTCGAAGCAGTACCAGACAGCGTTATCTTCTGACTGA
- the recQ gene encoding DNA helicase RecQ — protein MDLLHLLETHFGYKSFRPTQEKIINTILNGNDCLVVMPTGGGKSLCFQVPALCLDGLTLVISPLIALMKDQVDGLRNNGINAAFLNSSQTQEEQMDVMDDATNGRLKLLYVAPERLGVASFMNYLQTLPLQLIAIDEAHCISEWGHDFRPDYRLLKKLRAAFPHVPCIALTATATPQVQTDIRSQLGLDNAPLFLSGFNRTNLTYHVYPKARTFDRLLLILKKAERLPAVVFCFSRKSTESLAADLQAEGLRCLPYHAGMSPQLRKDTQDAFMRDDVEIITATTAFGMGIDKPDIRTVVHIDLPKNIESFYQETGRAGRDGLPSDCILFYSDADRFKQEYFIRQIEDPLLQQSTREKLQQMAAYGELRTCRRKYLMAYFSEVYDQDNCGSCDRCLAKDEELIDVTDLGTKILEAVQATGERFGGGHIVDVLRGKSTDKTQMAQHDNLQIFGVAQDQSAQKLRFTLAEMVAGNLLRKAEGLYPTLSLTLKGKTALENGEPIFIRKPEAEVAIVERKVADVDDERFERALFEELRALRRKLAEEQRVAAFIIFGDRSLKEMASLFPQSIESFMQIYGVSTKKADRYGKRFTDIIRRYAQEHRLEDRVTAKILPVFPY, from the coding sequence ATGGATCTCCTGCATCTCCTCGAAACCCACTTCGGCTACAAAAGCTTCCGCCCGACGCAGGAAAAAATCATCAACACGATCCTCAACGGCAATGACTGTCTGGTCGTGATGCCGACCGGGGGCGGCAAATCGCTGTGCTTCCAGGTACCCGCTCTCTGTCTGGACGGACTCACACTCGTGATTTCCCCACTGATTGCGCTGATGAAAGATCAGGTCGATGGACTCCGGAATAACGGCATCAATGCCGCCTTTTTAAACAGCAGCCAGACACAGGAAGAGCAGATGGATGTAATGGATGATGCAACCAATGGGCGCCTGAAACTCCTCTACGTCGCTCCGGAACGGTTGGGTGTGGCATCTTTCATGAACTACCTGCAGACATTGCCACTCCAACTGATCGCCATTGATGAAGCCCACTGTATTTCCGAGTGGGGCCACGACTTCCGGCCAGACTACCGGCTTCTCAAAAAACTGCGCGCGGCCTTCCCGCATGTTCCGTGCATTGCACTCACTGCGACAGCAACGCCACAGGTCCAGACCGATATCCGCAGTCAGCTGGGTCTCGACAATGCGCCCCTCTTTCTCTCCGGGTTCAACCGGACGAATCTCACGTACCACGTCTACCCGAAAGCCCGCACGTTTGACCGCTTACTCCTCATCCTCAAAAAAGCCGAACGCCTCCCTGCGGTCGTCTTCTGCTTCTCACGGAAAAGCACCGAGAGCCTCGCTGCAGATTTACAGGCTGAAGGGCTGCGCTGCCTCCCCTACCATGCCGGCATGTCGCCGCAGCTGCGCAAAGACACGCAGGATGCGTTCATGCGGGACGACGTGGAAATCATCACTGCGACCACTGCATTCGGGATGGGTATTGATAAGCCTGATATCCGGACTGTGGTTCATATTGATCTCCCGAAGAACATCGAAAGCTTTTACCAGGAAACAGGCCGCGCCGGACGCGATGGCCTCCCGAGCGACTGCATCCTCTTCTATTCCGATGCCGACCGCTTCAAGCAGGAATACTTCATCCGGCAGATTGAAGACCCTCTCCTCCAGCAATCCACCCGCGAGAAGCTCCAGCAGATGGCAGCCTACGGCGAACTCCGCACCTGCCGCCGCAAATATCTGATGGCGTACTTCAGTGAAGTCTACGACCAGGACAACTGCGGTAGCTGTGACCGGTGCTTGGCCAAAGACGAAGAACTGATTGATGTAACAGACCTTGGCACAAAGATTCTGGAAGCAGTCCAGGCTACCGGCGAACGCTTTGGCGGCGGGCATATTGTCGATGTTCTCCGTGGAAAATCGACTGATAAGACACAGATGGCACAGCACGATAATTTGCAGATCTTTGGAGTCGCACAGGATCAGAGTGCACAGAAGCTGCGCTTCACGCTTGCAGAAATGGTCGCGGGCAATCTCCTCCGAAAAGCTGAGGGCTTGTATCCGACACTCTCGCTGACACTGAAAGGCAAAACCGCCCTCGAAAACGGCGAACCGATTTTCATCCGCAAACCGGAAGCCGAGGTCGCTATTGTCGAACGCAAAGTGGCCGATGTGGATGACGAGCGTTTCGAGCGCGCCCTCTTCGAGGAACTCCGTGCACTCCGCCGGAAACTTGCCGAGGAACAGAGGGTCGCTGCTTTCATTATTTTTGGCGACCGGTCACTCAAAGAAATGGCGAGCCTCTTCCCACAGAGCATCGAGAGTTTTATGCAGATCTATGGAGTATCGACGAAAAAGGCTGACAGATACGGAAAGCGGTTTACGGACATTATCCGGCGCTATGCACAGGAGCATCGGCTGGAAGACAGAGTTACTGCAAAAATCCTCCCGGTATTTCCTTATTAA
- a CDS encoding metalloregulator ArsR/SmtB family transcription factor — protein sequence MVELSLSPISLDAIFQSLADPTRRDILRRVAKNKKEMSISDVAKPYTLSFAAIAKHLSVLEKARLIIKKRKGKEQMVQLSPAAFREASRYLSAYEKLWNDRLDSLEKYLASFPEL from the coding sequence ATGGTTGAATTAAGTCTCTCACCGATCAGCCTCGATGCGATCTTTCAGTCCCTCGCAGATCCGACCCGCCGCGATATTCTCCGCAGAGTCGCCAAGAACAAGAAAGAGATGTCGATCTCCGATGTTGCAAAGCCGTATACACTGTCCTTTGCTGCCATCGCGAAGCACCTGAGTGTCCTTGAGAAAGCGCGCCTCATTATCAAGAAGCGGAAGGGGAAGGAGCAGATGGTGCAACTCTCTCCGGCTGCTTTTAGAGAAGCGAGCCGGTACCTGTCTGCGTATGAAAAGCTCTGGAATGACCGTCTCGATTCACTCGAAAAATACCTCGCGTCATTCCCCGAATTGTAA